In Asterias amurensis chromosome 4, ASM3211899v1, one genomic interval encodes:
- the LOC139936593 gene encoding mycocerosic acid synthase-like polyketide synthase — translation MEETAKANYTKKPRHMRRSFKIRKNTKLPGGLPVEQEAFLKQSRRAHVGNDDPSMPIDRKVAIVGIGCRYANGIDCVRKFWEVLAKGLDCTTPPPADRFDSSFFLYPGKKLPGKMFNKCAGYLANNPEMFDRQFFKISPEEANQLDPQVRLMLEVVWEGLEDAGIPVASVRGSKTGVYMGVTASEYGVLVAMPNENINQYTNSGTNSCMAANRISYEFDFRGPSFVIDTACSSSLYSIHTACEAIRNGDCDMAVAGGVNISLLPVTSIGFCQAGMLSPDGKSKSFDRSADGYARGEGAGAVILKPLRQALEDGDRVYAVLRGGALHNDGRTPGIANPSFDAQVSLAEIAYKHAMTDPEDVAYVEAHGTGTQIGDRTEANALGEAMSLNRKPEHPPLYIGSVKSNIGHAEGAAGVAGIIKTALSVYYGQIPKVVHFRQGNENVDFEGLNMRVPAELTRWPKGAKKLAGCSSFGFGGANAHLVLEGPAQSPMKGDRGSSTSPPQPQVQPERETIVPMILFLSAASKDALRQRMRDWISYLNNIIGNDSRAFSNALCTGAVRSTHHQYRIGVIARTAREAAEQIRLKVEHDPRVAYNVIEGKTPEGHNEHRLVFVFSGMGTQWWGMARQLMEDEPQFRSVIRRIDKILIKCGAKWSLLHMLSKETDREKINQTEIAQPCICSVQIALAELFRMRGVTPDAIIGQSIGEVAAAYAAALISLEDAIKLIYIRGRQLRKTSGLGAMVAVLHAIEEVQARLENSEFLSVIDVAAVNSPTQIVLSGDTESVARFVDSLKRDGIRCVTLKVQNAYHSYQQDDIKKDFLKKAKFLETSNKDSIINNPVIPMMSTVTNEYLDRETANSPEYWWKNIRQTVLFRGACEKLLKEGYTSLVEVSPHPSLSPAIRDCLSANPASYQRFVTGSLRRPSDIRDVADDKVNILRSLARLHVEGYPIDLNLLFRDGDFKVMSLPTYPWQRVLCSGTTEKSLKMFRFPAKNHPLLGKPQSLSHFSTDNGPRVWCAKYSMATVPWLRDHKLQGNIVIPAAGQTEIMLAASKAMYPNSETITLRDASFERFIFPSDMKGMLESTVVTKPREAQFALRSFNQADEKWTLHGKASLDIPGKSRLSYHQLEDQFHCLKLAIDDIRRKCPYEVQQEEFYARLWKGGFHLGDTFRCVNTAYFSPDYSEALLYASIPEALEKEFRQYVFHPALLDSMFQGIGICQMFLEQEKARNNHNVFKTWFQVPRSVQKVRVKGTAPSQVAFHVRMTHVEKGETVGDVVAADATNQWVFAQVDRLAFENVHSNEPDEKVQLWRREWAPIHVDFSETALHQIPMKRMHSRPLSAIGSENPGAIIIIKDKQGVSTELKRRMEMESVVSVLDPRILVDGDERFRRVLRSLGQVTDLIMLSTLDTKQLGSLSSINIDNFEEAQTMTATSPISLYRAIVKHDAKVKPRLWMVTRAAHAVHDTDIADPMMAPASAVNLTLMHEDPEFPLVTVDLPSLLDPEESAEWLYQYMRSAPTDENFVALRRKMPMQAVDHTKELAFEAQALRIVMQPQSSFSAPTLSSNWQVDVDDTLKQKRLVVKQNQEAPKVTSSEDIAVRLSAFSVQQQKDAPEKSTGLSYLFAGKINNCSEELQVLFRMRHNVLGLRSGGKIKATIWANASELVPIPANLTPVEAINIVRDYLPAFVAFHDTLKLNENGSVIICLSSLRDRVGLATTHLALEQGANVFLHVETDDDNILPVEKLLGILGDSRVVITSGDNFHTLINDGSVDVLLFAGEMPQDSNNLKKLVGKLSPFGTIVHIHGRNGPSESRLNVMPPNIYFLSIDMGLGRFDQMKPRLQDSMIRLLQMFSVHNGFQALKTLTVPTAPISKLSRSPHATIEDMTVCIDEDSIPTTLDFDDINFTANGDAAYLVTGGSRGFGLMTVEWLVKSGARHIYIISRSTPEEEAVLKFKSFRDTGARITHLKVDMSKDHEVEKALAAIRDNEDLPLEGIFHCAVVYNDCHLRQVTTETWNKVMIPKAYGALVLHQLTLKMGFSVRYFVMMSSIVEMLGNEGQGAYCAANTFLASLCSMRRKLGLPATVICPGIINTAGHAARAGFVSHWEKMGMQSLPPSEILKGLGCILATDYPQLGLTGAVNKKEYAKANSPMLSHHFSEPAGTFSVLKSLFPNRESFLATDNDIQIRIRLLPRVEAHELIFKTLSDHLVQRLGLSADVCQEATLLSIGLDSHMSTELSAVIQESFGVTMTAMELLNDTLTVKDLTQNVYTKVMSSATEEQQAASSEDTMATASHQLWFRIDDKVQKPSHQLVCFPSVGGGPSMFAAWQQHLSQNNVQIISLQMPGWEGRENEKPSHNLSDVVQRLADALLPHLHKGNFSFFGHSLGGLTAFELAQLLWKNHDMLPNHLFISAWYAPTLSYPHPEELNISSSAFRKMQRMISARGDPMKITEPFPVRFSFLDQSTISNPRLMMRLVPSIEASIMTCKKYRCRHRDRLPCNMTIFGGKNDPFVNPTLLDEWTKQITSESNFKKLILPGKHMYILTAGKTILKEIASTLSQPQKQDSPPEKKKVRSYSLGVAAEASEAGPSDGASASASSYHVGKPVPKPRSSFS, via the exons ATGGAAGAAACAGCTAAAGCCAACTACACCAAGAAACCAAGACACATGCGCCGCTCATTCAAGATCCGCAAAAACACCAAACTTCCAGGCGGGCTACCAGTCGAGCAAGAGGCGTTCCTCAAGCAGAGCCGGCGAGCACATGTCGGCAACGATGACCCATCGATGCCCATCGACCGCAAAGTGGCTATCGTGGGTATAGGCTGCCGCTATGCCAACGGCATCGACTGCGTCCGAAAGTTCTGGGAGGTGTTGGCGAAAGGGTTGGACTGCACGACACCTCCTCCAGCTGATCGTTTTGACAGCTCCTTCTTTCTGTATCCGGGTAAAAAGTTGCCGGGGAAGATGTTCAACAAGTGTGCTGGGTACTTGGCCAACAATCCTGAGATGTTTGACAGACAGTTCTTCAAGATTTCACCAG AGGAAGCCAACCAACTGGATCCCCAGGTCCGTCTGATGCTTGAGGTCGTCTGGGAGGGTCTTGAAGACGCCGGTATTCCTGTAGCTTCAGTTCGAGGGTCCAAGACCGGGGTCTACATGGGCGTCACCGCCAGCGAGTATGGCGTCCTCGTGGCCATGCCAAATGAGAACATCAACCAGTACACTAACTCCGGGACCAACTCCTGTATGGCTGCCAATCGGATCTCATACGAGTTCGACTTCCGCGGGCCAAGCTTCGTTATCGATACAGCGTGCTCTTCATCACTGTATTCGATACACACGGCCTGCGAAGCGATCCGCAACGGGGACTGCGACATGGCTGTTGCCGGCGGAGTCAACATCTCCCTCCTTCCTGTGACGAGTATTGGATTCTGCCAAGCGGGGATGCTGTCCCCGGACGGTAAAAGCAAGAGTTTTGACCGCTCGGCTGATGGCTACGCACGCGGTGAAGGAGCCGGGGCTGTGATACTGAAACCACTACGCCAGGCACTTGAAGATGGCGACAGGGTCTATGCAGTGTTACGTGGTGGCGCCCTTCATAATGACGGTAGGACACCAGGAATCGCCAACCCTAGCTTCGACGCCCAAGTGTCCCTTGCCGAGATTGCTTATAAACATGCCATGACCGACCCGGAGGATGTCGCCTACGTTGAGGCACACGGCACTGGCACACAGATTGGCGACAGGACTGAAGCTAATGCACTGGGCGAGGCAATGAGTCTTAACCGCAAGCCTGAGCACCCTCCACTCTACATCGGCTCCGTCAAGTCCAACATTGGTCATGCTGAAGGGGCCGCTGGTGTAGCGGGAATCATTAAGACAGCCCTGAGCGTATACTACGGACAGATCCCTAAAGTCGTTCATTTCAGACAGGGAAAcgaaaatgttgactttgaagGGTTGAATATGCGAGTACCGGCGGAACTGACTCGCTGGCCAAAAGGAGCTAAGAAACTCGCCGGCTGTAGCTCCTTCGGCTTTGGTGGAGCGAACGCCCATCTCGTCCTCGAAGGTCCTGCCCAATCACCAATGAAAGGAGACCGAGGGTCGAGTACATCCCCTCCACAACCACAGGTGCAGCCTGAGCGAGAGACAATCGTGCCCATGATACTCTTCCTGTCCGCCGCTAGTAAGGATGCTCTACGACAGCGGATGCGAGACTGGATCAGCTACCTAAACAACATCATCGGGAATGACTCTAGGGCGTTCAGCAACGCCCTTTGCACAGGGGCGGTGCGGTCTACCCATCACCAGTATAGAATCGGCGTCATCGCTAGGACGGCTCGGGAAGCAGCCGAGCAAATCCGCCTGAAGGTTGAGCACGATCCCAGAGTTGCGTATAACGTGATTGAGGGGAAGACACCGGAAGGCCACAACGAGCACAGGCTGGTGTTTGTCTTCAGTGGAATGGGGACCCAGTGGTGGGGAATGGCCAGGCAGCTCATGGAAGACGAGCCGCAGTTCAGGAGTGTAATCAGG AGGATTGACAAGATTCTTATCAAGTGTGGTGCCAAGTGGTCCCTACTCCACATGCTGAGCAAAGAAACAGACCGCGAAAAAATCAACCAAACAG AAATCGCACAGCCCTGCATCTGCTCTGTTCAAATTGCCTTGGCTGAGCTCTTCCGAATGCGTGGTGTGACACCAGACGCAATCATTGGCCAAAGTATCGGTGAGGTAGCAGCTGCTTACGCCGCAGCTCTCATTTCATTGGAGGACGCCATCAAGTTAATTTACATACGTGGCAGACAACTCCGCAAGACGAGCGGTCTTGGCGCAATGGTGGCCGTTCTACATGCCATTGAGGAGGTCCAGGCTCGTTTGGAGAACAGTGAGTTTTTAAGTGTCATTGACGTTGCCGCAGTGAACAGCCCAACACAGATTGTTCTATCTGGGGATACTGAGTCAGTGGCCAGGTTTGTTGATAGTCTTAAGAGAGATGGTATCCGATGCGTGACCCTCAAAGTCCAGAATGCCTACCACAGCTACCAACAAGACGATATCAAGAAGGACTTCCTGAAGAAGGCAAAGTTCCTGGAGACCTCTAATAAGGACAGCATTATCAACAACCCTGTTATTCCCATGATGTCAACTGTTACCAATGAGTATCTAGACCGGGAGACGGCCAACAGTCCAGAGTACTGGTGGAAGAACATCAGGCAGACCGTCCTCTTCCGTGGGGCATGTGAGAAGCTCCTGAAGGAGGGATACACCAGCTTGGTGGAAGTCAGCCCCCACCCGTCCCTGTCGCCAGCCATACGGGATTGCCTATCAGCTAACCCAGCATCCTACCAACGATTTGTTACGGGCTCATTGAGACGTCCATCTGATATCCGTGATGTAGCAGATGACAAGGTGAATATTCTCCGGTCTCTGGCAAGGCTCCACGTGGAAGGCTATCCCATCGACCTAAACTTGTTATTCAGGGATGGCGATTTCAAAGTCATGTCTTTGCCTACATATCCCTGGCAGAGAGTCCTGTGCTCTGGAACCACTGAGAAGAGTCTGAAGATGTTCCGTTTCCCTGCTAAGAATCATCCCCTGTTAGGGAAACCACAGAGCCTGTCTCATTTCAGCACCGATAATGGGCCTCGGGTGTGGTGTGCCAAGTACAGCATGGCCACAGTGCCATGGCTACGAGATCACAAACTCCAGGGTAACATTGTTATCCCAGCTGCAGGACAGACTGAAATCATGCTTGCGGCTTCCAAGGCCATGTATCCCAATAGTGAGACCATCACACTCAGAGATGCCTCGTTCGAAAGGTTTATTTTCCCATCTGATATGAAGGGGATGCTCGAGAGCACTGTGGTCACAAAGCCAAGGGAAGCTCAGTTTGCACTCCGAAGCTTCAATCAGGCCGATGAGAAATGGACTCTGCATGGTAAAGCCAGCCTCGACATTCCTGGGAAGTCTAGATTGTCCTACCATCAACTTGAAGACCAGTTCCACTGTCTGAAATTGGCTATTGATGACATACGGCGCAAGTGCCCTTACGAGGTCCAACAAGAAGAGTTCTACGCCAGACTTTGGAAGGGTGGGTTTCATTTGGGGGACACCTTCCGATGTGTCAACACAGCATACTTCAGTCCAGACTACAGCGAGGCTTTGCTGTATGCATCTATTCCAGAAGCACTTGAGAAGGAATTCCGTCAGTATGTTTTCCATCCAGCCTTGTTAGACAGCATGTTTCAAGGGATTGGAATTTGTCAGATGTTTCTTGAGCAAGAGAAGGCTCGAAACAACCACAATGTTTTCAAGACATGGTTCCAGGTACCAAGGTCTGTTCAGAAGGTACGAGTGAAAGGTACTGCTCCCTCACAGGTAGCATTCCATGTTCGAATGACCCATGTCGAGAAAGGGGAAACAGTTGGGGATGTTGTAGCAGCCGATGCCACCAACCAGTGGGTTTTTGCTCAAGTTGACAGACTGGCTTTTGAGAATGTTCACTCCAATGAGCCCGATGAAAAAGTGCAGCTTTGGAGGCGAGAGTGGGCACCAATCCATGTTGATTTTTCAGAGACAGCCCTCCACCAAATACCCATGAAGCGAATGCATTCTCGGCCTCTCAGCGCTATTGGGTCAGAGAACCCTGGTGCGATCATCATCATCAAAGACAAGCAAGGGGTTTCCACCGAACTCAAGAGGCGAATGGAGATGGAAAGTGTTGTAAGCGTGCTGGACCCAAGAATCCTTGTTGACGGGGACGAGAGGTTCAGACGTGTTCTACGGTCACTAGGTCAAGTAACTGATCTCATCATGCTCTCAACACTTGACACAAAACAACTTGGATCCCTGTCAAGCATTAACATAGACAACTTTGAGGAGGCCCAGACTATGACAGCTACATCTCCAATAAGTCTTTACCGAGCCATTGTCAAACATGATGCCAAGGTGAAGCCAAGATTGTGGATGGTGACACGGGCAGCACACGCTGTCCATGACACTGACATAGCAGACCCGATGATGGCGCCTGCAAGTGCCGTTAATCTCACCCTCATGCACGAAGACCCAGAGTTTCCCTTGGTAACTGTAGATTTGCCCTCGTTGCTTGATCCAGAGGAGTCTGCTGAATGGTTGTACCAATATATGCGATCAGCACCAACAGATGAAAACTTTGTGGCTCTACGACGCAAAATGCCGATGCAAGCTGTTGATCATACGAAAGAACTGGCATTTGAAGCACAGGCTCTACGAATTGTCATGCAACCACAGTCTAGCTTCTCAGCACCAACTCTCTCTTCAAACTGGCAAGTGGATGTGGATGACACACTCAAGCAGAAGCGGCTCGTGGTGAAGCAAAACCAAGAAGCACCAAAAGTGACAAGCTCAGAGGACATTGCAGTTAGGCTCTCAGCATTCTCTGTCCAACAGCAAAAGGATGCACCAGAAAAATCAACGGGTCTCAGCTATCTGTTTGCTGGTAAGATCAACAACTGCAGTGAAGAGCTTCAAGTGCTGTTCAGAATGAGACACAATGTGCTTGGTCTACGATCTGGTGGCAAGATAAAGGCTACAATCTGGGCAAATGCCAGTGAACTTGTACCCATCCCAGCAAACCTGACCCCTGTTGAGGCGATTAATATAGTCAGGGACTATCTGCCAGCGTTTGTTGCCTTCCATGATACACTGAAGCTAAACGAGAATGGCTCAGTGATCATATGTCTCTCATCTCTACGAGACAGAGTTGGATTGGCCACCACGCATCTCGCTCTGGAGCAAGGTGCCAATGTGTTTCTCCATGTGGAGACTGACGATGACAACATCCTCCCTGTCGAGAAGCTCCTTGGTATCCTTGGTGACTCTCGTGTGGTGATCACATCAGGGGACAACTTCCATACCCTTATCAATGATGGTTCTGTTGACGTTCTCCTGTTTGCAGGTGAGATGCCACAAGACAGTAACAACCTCAAGAAGCTTGTCGGCAAACTTAGCCCTTTTGGTACAATAGTACACATCCACGGCCGAAATGGCCCATCAGAGTCTCGCCTCAATGTTATGCCACCAAATATATACTTCCTATCCATCGACATGGGGCTGGGTCGCTTTGACCAAATGAAACCTAGACTTCAGGACTCAATGATTCGTCTACTACAGATGTTCAGTGTCCATAACGGCTTCCAGGCACTCAAGACTCTCACAGTCCCAACTGCTCCAATATCTAAGCTTTCTCGTTCTCCACATGCCACCATAGAGGACATGACTGTGTGCATTGATGAGGATAGCATCCCCACTACCCTAGACTTTGATGACATCAATTTCACAGCCAATGGTGATgcagcttacttggtaacaggtgGGTCAAGAGGCTTCGGGCTGATGACTGTTGAGTGGTTAGTTAAGTCTGGTGCCCGTCACATTTACATCATCTCGAGATCCACTCCAGAGGAGGAAGCTGTGCTAAAATTCAAGTCATTCCGGGATACAGGGGCCCGTATAACTCACCTCAAAGTTGATATGTCTAAAGATCACGAAGTAGAGAAAGCTCTCGCTGCTATACGTGACAATGAAGATCTGCCACTAGAGGGAATCTTTCACTGTGCAGTGGTATATAACGACTGCCATTTGAGACAAGTCACAACAGAGACTTGGAACAAGGTGATGATCCCCAAAGCATATGGTGCTTTAGTTCTGCATCAACTCACGCTGAAAATGGGTTTTTCGGTTCGCTACTTTGTCATGATGTCTTCGATAGTGGAGATGTTGGGAAATGAGGGACAAGGGGCTTACTGCGCTGCTAATACATTCTTGGCGAGTCTTTGCAGCATGAGGCGAAAGTTAGGCCTTCCAGCCACTGTCATCTGTCCTGGTATCATCAACACTGCTGGCCACGCGGCTAGGGCTGGCTTTGTCAGCCACTGGGAGAAAATGGGCATGCAGAGCTTACCACCTTCAGAGATACTGAAGGGTCTTGGGTGCATTCTTGCAACGGACTACCCACAACTTGGTCTCACTGGCGCAGTGAACAAGAAGGAATATGCAAAAGCAAATAGTCCCATGTTATCACATCACTTCAGTGAACCAGCTGGTACCTTCTCAGTCCTAAAGTCTCTTTTCCCAAATCGGGAGAGCTTCCTGGCAACAGATAATGATATTCAGATAAGAATCCGCCTACTGCCCAGAGTAGAGGCTCATGAGTTGATTTTCAAGACATTGTCAGATCATCTTGTCCAGCGTCTTGGTCTCAGTGCAGATGTCTGCCAAGAAGCTACTCTTCTTTCCATTGGGTTGGATTCCCATATGTCAACTGAACTAAGTGCGGTAATTCAAGAGAGCTTTGGAGTGACCATGACAGCAATGGAGTTGCTGAACGACACTCTAACAGTGAAGGACTTAACGCAGAATGTCTACACTAAAGTAATGAGCAGTGCAACAGAAGAACAACAAGCGGCATCCAGCGAGGACACAATGGCAACTGCTAGTCATCAGTTGTGGTTCAGAATAGACGACAAGGTTCAGAAGCCTTCACATCAGCTCGTCTGCTTTCCTTCTGTTGGTGGTGGGCCATCCATGTTTGCAGCATGGCAGCAACATCTCAGCCAGAATAATGTTCAGATCATCTCCCTGCAGATGCCCGGTTGGGAGGGTCGTGAGAATGAGAAACCGTCACATAATTTGTCTGATGTAGTCCAACGCCTCGCAGATGCACTCTTGCCTCATTTGCACAAGGGCAATTTTTCATTCTTCGGCCACAGCTTGGGTGGTCTCACTGCCTTTGAGCTGGCACAGCTCCTGTGGAAGAACCATGATATGCTTCCAAACCATCTCTTCATTAGTGCTTGGTATGCACCAACTCTATCCTATCCACATCCTGAAGAGCTTAATATATCCAGCTCGGCCTTCCGTAAGATGCAGCGAATGATCTCTGCCAGAGGGGACCCAATGAAGATCACAGAGCCTTTCCCGGTACGGTTCAGCTTCCTGGACCAGAGCACCATCAGCAACCCACGCCTGATGATGCGTCTGGTTCCTAGCATCGAGGCTTCTATTATGACTTGCAAGAAGTACAGATGCCGCCATCGAGATCGCTTACCGTGCAACATGACGATCTTCGGAGGCAAGAATGACCCTTTTGTCAATCCAACTCTCTTGGACGAATGGACTAAGCAGATCACCAGCGAGAGCAACTTCAAGAAGTTGATCCTCCCAGGGAAGCATATGTACATCCTCACCGCTGGAAAGACTATTCTTAAGGAGATTGCCAGTACCCTGAGTCAGCCCCAGAAACAGGATTCTCCGCCTGAGAAAAAGAAGGTGCGGAGCTACTCCCTTGGTGTGGCTGCAGAGGCTTCAGAGGCAGGACCATCCGACGGGGCTTCTGCCAGTGCGTCCTCATACCACGTTGGTAAACCAGTGCCAAAACCACGATCAAGTTTCAGTTAG